Proteins encoded in a region of the Stieleria neptunia genome:
- a CDS encoding GEVED domain-containing protein has product MLESRVVLDATLMLEPDAFSDSPSPPAVFGDLAEDPLPVSAEAAYTASSLAELRALGTTVNASTVTLSTSGGDPHPVTGVVTPGVYWINGDHIADPANSEPIFLELGGSNNTYDLTGTSINLDTRKLDGFGRRLGHDSGVRVVKVSGDGNTVTGLQVTGHDLAMDTDPNAQRHADWAAVYIQMTGSGNTVDGVNVLTRGSTPYGYGDVFGKGARKDPQGWPPGPALDENGDPVGDGVGLPWIAHRKTSAFQVIDAVNAVVNDMHLDVKTYGHGFFVQGTSDNTTLTNSTVTGELFSSNDVIATDLYQDYGFTSHGNVLAPDMMISGAEDGVRMYSGPTGLTVNNVVVTNMRTGFSVALGRGTMTLDNVEAYGTENAFNFKTNTTITNAKGDITHGPLLYTPYDSSRDSSIEVELVGGVPEGVDWAVAYVAGNNIDVTIDSDVPAGALPEDSLVRFGQVFSTNWRDTKHPTGPDDGASTYDYINSTFHNNTNQMMVLGIEVTGNQGSSQAGVISNGKDNQYDGVTVVLNDSRLLVQHVNGLGNNGTAADGTLESNASIVADGGTLEIQPGIRITNEKLTISGDGVDGKGALYSEGSANSGTRFGSSNNGDESTLFLDGDASIGVGVQGNQLLVGRIQGTGTLTKLGAGKLSMEKSSTFDGSLVVAEGHVTGRTGVVHRELTVAAAASISAISNNTFNTQGDVLVDGLMDLNSRTGASMLPGKVGRLLGSGQVVSTNPFEGAGARLEIAFGSDDAIFSGQIATAVSLVKSDTGTQTLAGNNTYAGTTTVNGGVLQIDGAHTGGGDYTVNAGGTLGGNGTIGSAVIVNAGGHLAPGASAGTLSVDDLTLSPDAHFDVELGGTTAGSGYDRLLASSATLGGVLSVSLLDLGDGMFQPLPTDTFTVLVSEASLSGAFDNVASGQRLETLGGEGTFRVTYGGPANTVVLSDYQLVPYDYGDAPASYGTLVGDDGARHRGTGPRLGETRDLETDGQPSADADGDGSDEDGVLFGNIGIGNPMAGVNIDLQNADNAKVDAWIDFDRDGIWQADEQILADAPVIAGLQTLNYDLPAAAPTGQTVARVRLSSNGGLQPVGSADDGEVEDYVVMIGEAVDPAVESVVINQGQSQRSRVSELTVTFNTDVTAATDAFSVRNRSTHELVNLALSSEVQDGKTVATLTFLPGPSVVNAVEGRHTLDDGNYELVVTGALIDAGGRTMNHNHPFGDQAADSFFRYYGDTDGDRDVDGQDYGRFGATFLRPSSDPAFDPALDADGDLDVDGQDYGRFGQRFSKRLGF; this is encoded by the coding sequence TTGCTGGAATCACGCGTCGTGCTCGATGCCACGTTGATGCTTGAACCGGATGCGTTCAGCGATTCGCCTTCGCCCCCTGCAGTGTTTGGCGATCTGGCGGAAGACCCGTTACCGGTTTCGGCGGAGGCGGCGTACACCGCAAGCAGTTTGGCGGAATTGCGCGCCCTGGGCACGACGGTCAATGCCAGCACCGTGACGCTGAGCACCAGCGGAGGCGATCCGCACCCGGTGACTGGCGTCGTGACGCCGGGTGTGTATTGGATCAACGGCGATCACATCGCGGACCCGGCCAACTCCGAGCCCATTTTTCTTGAACTGGGTGGCAGCAACAATACCTATGACCTGACCGGTACCAGCATCAACCTCGATACACGAAAGCTTGACGGTTTCGGCCGACGTCTTGGCCACGACAGCGGCGTCCGTGTGGTGAAGGTGAGTGGCGATGGCAACACGGTCACGGGACTTCAGGTCACCGGCCATGACCTGGCGATGGACACCGATCCCAATGCACAACGACATGCCGATTGGGCGGCGGTCTATATCCAGATGACCGGATCGGGCAACACCGTCGATGGTGTCAACGTCTTGACTCGCGGTTCGACCCCTTATGGCTACGGCGATGTGTTCGGGAAAGGCGCCCGGAAAGATCCACAGGGATGGCCTCCCGGACCGGCACTGGATGAGAACGGCGACCCGGTTGGCGATGGAGTCGGGCTGCCATGGATTGCCCATCGAAAGACATCCGCCTTCCAGGTCATCGACGCCGTCAATGCGGTGGTCAACGACATGCATCTGGACGTCAAAACCTACGGCCACGGATTCTTCGTTCAGGGGACATCGGACAACACCACGCTGACCAACAGCACGGTCACCGGCGAGCTGTTCTCCAGCAACGACGTCATCGCCACGGATCTTTACCAGGACTACGGCTTCACTTCCCACGGCAACGTGCTTGCCCCCGACATGATGATCTCGGGAGCCGAAGACGGCGTGAGGATGTACTCCGGTCCCACCGGGTTAACGGTCAACAACGTGGTCGTCACCAACATGCGGACCGGGTTCTCCGTGGCGTTGGGCAGGGGCACGATGACTCTCGACAACGTCGAGGCCTACGGCACCGAAAACGCCTTCAATTTCAAGACCAACACGACCATCACCAACGCCAAGGGCGACATCACTCACGGCCCGTTGCTGTACACGCCTTACGACAGTTCACGCGACTCGTCGATCGAGGTGGAGTTGGTTGGCGGTGTTCCCGAAGGCGTGGACTGGGCGGTCGCGTATGTTGCGGGAAACAACATCGACGTGACGATCGACAGCGATGTGCCTGCGGGGGCGTTGCCGGAGGATTCGCTCGTCCGGTTCGGTCAGGTGTTTTCGACCAACTGGCGCGACACGAAACACCCCACCGGCCCAGATGACGGCGCGTCCACTTACGACTACATCAACTCCACGTTTCACAACAACACCAACCAGATGATGGTGCTGGGCATCGAAGTCACGGGCAACCAGGGGAGTTCCCAAGCCGGCGTGATCAGCAACGGCAAAGACAACCAATACGATGGCGTCACGGTGGTTCTCAACGATTCGCGGTTGTTGGTGCAACATGTCAACGGTCTAGGCAACAACGGCACCGCCGCCGACGGAACGCTGGAATCCAACGCGTCGATTGTCGCCGACGGAGGGACGCTGGAGATTCAACCGGGTATCCGGATCACCAACGAAAAACTGACGATCAGCGGTGACGGAGTGGATGGGAAAGGCGCGTTGTATTCGGAGGGCTCCGCCAATTCCGGCACCCGTTTTGGCAGCTCGAACAACGGTGACGAAAGCACCCTCTTTCTCGATGGCGACGCGTCTATCGGTGTAGGTGTTCAAGGCAATCAACTGTTGGTCGGCCGGATCCAGGGAACGGGCACCCTGACGAAACTCGGTGCAGGCAAGTTGTCGATGGAAAAGTCCAGTACGTTTGATGGATCACTGGTGGTCGCCGAGGGTCACGTCACGGGGCGAACCGGTGTGGTGCACCGAGAGTTGACGGTTGCCGCGGCGGCTTCGATTTCAGCCATCAGCAACAATACGTTCAACACCCAAGGCGACGTCCTTGTCGACGGCCTGATGGACCTCAACAGCCGCACCGGCGCGAGCATGCTACCCGGAAAGGTTGGCCGGTTGCTGGGTTCCGGGCAAGTTGTCTCGACGAATCCGTTCGAAGGCGCCGGCGCCCGTTTGGAAATCGCGTTCGGATCGGACGATGCGATCTTTTCAGGGCAGATTGCAACCGCGGTCTCGCTCGTCAAATCCGACACGGGCACGCAGACCCTGGCGGGCAACAACACGTACGCGGGTACGACGACGGTCAATGGCGGTGTACTACAGATCGATGGCGCACACACCGGCGGCGGCGACTACACCGTCAATGCGGGTGGCACGCTCGGCGGCAACGGGACGATTGGTTCCGCTGTGATCGTGAACGCTGGTGGGCATCTCGCACCGGGGGCGAGTGCCGGGACGCTGTCCGTGGACGATTTAACCTTGTCGCCGGACGCCCATTTCGATGTGGAACTCGGCGGGACAACGGCCGGATCGGGATACGACCGCTTGCTTGCCAGCTCCGCAACGCTTGGCGGGGTGCTCAGCGTTTCATTGCTGGATTTGGGAGACGGAATGTTTCAACCTTTGCCGACGGACACGTTCACGGTCCTTGTGTCCGAGGCGAGTTTGTCGGGCGCGTTTGACAACGTTGCCAGTGGCCAACGGCTGGAGACACTCGGCGGCGAAGGGACGTTCCGGGTGACTTACGGCGGGCCGGCCAATACCGTGGTGCTTTCCGATTATCAGCTTGTTCCGTATGACTACGGCGACGCCCCGGCATCCTACGGGACCTTGGTCGGCGACGACGGGGCACGGCATCGTGGCACCGGGCCCCGTTTGGGTGAGACACGCGATCTGGAAACCGATGGGCAACCGAGTGCGGATGCTGATGGCGATGGCAGCGACGAAGATGGCGTGCTGTTCGGCAACATCGGAATCGGCAACCCGATGGCCGGTGTGAACATCGACCTTCAAAATGCCGACAACGCCAAGGTCGATGCCTGGATCGACTTTGATCGCGACGGGATCTGGCAAGCCGACGAACAGATTCTTGCCGATGCGCCGGTGATCGCGGGGTTGCAAACGCTCAACTACGATTTGCCGGCCGCGGCACCGACCGGACAAACCGTCGCCCGCGTCCGTCTCAGTTCAAACGGCGGCTTGCAACCGGTCGGCTCGGCCGACGACGGTGAAGTCGAAGACTATGTGGTGATGATCGGCGAAGCGGTTGACCCGGCGGTGGAGAGCGTGGTGATCAATCAAGGCCAGTCCCAACGTTCGCGAGTGAGTGAATTGACGGTCACGTTTAACACGGACGTCACGGCGGCGACAGACGCCTTCTCGGTTCGCAATCGGTCCACCCATGAACTTGTGAATCTGGCGTTGAGTTCGGAAGTCCAGGATGGGAAAACGGTTGCGACGCTGACCTTCCTGCCGGGGCCTTCCGTCGTCAACGCGGTTGAAGGACGACACACTCTGGATGATGGCAACTACGAACTGGTCGTCACCGGAGCATTGATTGATGCGGGCGGCCGAACGATGAACCACAACCATCCATTCGGCGATCAGGCGGCGGATTCGTTTTTCCGCTACTACGGTGATACCGATGGAGACCGGGACGTGGATGGGCAAGACTACGGTCGTTTCGGCGCGACGTTCTTGCGACCTTCATCCGACCCCGCCTTCGATCCGGCTTTGGATGCCGACGGAGACCTTGATGTCGATGGACAAGACTACGGTCGATTCGGACAGCGTTTCTCGAAGCGGTTGGGCTTCTGA
- a CDS encoding anthranilate synthase component I family protein: protein MPKRPEICRPPVVRPIASDLDVTDLFAALSGLPGRVWLDSATVQTSVDEVVRRLSRYSFLSADPVKRLSVFPDQPDPWPELARWVDALPNDFDASLPPFQGGLVGVIGYEAARWLEPQELADCHAHQENDLPTPALSFGVFDWTLAIDHFENRSWLICQGFTAEDLDGGGDSSPASAAARRLRCAGERADQICDLISDVKPQADHAPHQLHRVDSSPDASGEVASNFTGEAFRASVADIVERIRGGDSFQVNLAQRLTTSSSLDPAALYLRLRSANPAPFAGFYDGGDFQVLSSSPEGFLQLRDRHVETRPIKGTVPRTGDAATDADLAATLLASEKDRAENVMIVDLMRNDLSRVCRDESVVVSRLCEIERYQFVQHLVSVVEGDLVDGVDAVEVLMACFPGGSVTGAPKIEAMKTIAELEPHPRGPYCGSMGYFSCGGDADFNILIRTITATAGRLQIPVGGGITARSHPAAEEAETWAKATGMLNALPTPPPQTRAKLTPPVNHSANPKISEAV from the coding sequence GTGCCCAAACGTCCTGAAATTTGCCGTCCGCCCGTCGTGCGTCCGATCGCATCGGATTTGGACGTGACCGATCTCTTCGCAGCCCTGTCAGGCTTGCCGGGGCGGGTCTGGTTGGATTCGGCGACCGTGCAGACGTCCGTCGACGAGGTGGTGCGGCGGCTTTCCCGGTACTCGTTTTTGTCCGCGGACCCGGTCAAGCGGCTCAGCGTGTTCCCGGACCAGCCGGACCCTTGGCCCGAACTGGCGCGTTGGGTTGACGCACTGCCCAACGATTTCGACGCTTCCTTGCCCCCGTTCCAAGGCGGGCTGGTCGGAGTGATCGGCTACGAAGCGGCCCGCTGGTTGGAACCGCAGGAGTTGGCGGATTGCCACGCGCATCAAGAAAACGACTTGCCGACCCCGGCGCTCTCGTTTGGCGTTTTTGATTGGACGCTCGCGATCGACCATTTTGAGAACCGGTCCTGGTTGATCTGCCAAGGCTTCACGGCGGAAGACTTGGACGGCGGTGGCGATTCGTCCCCGGCATCGGCGGCCGCGCGTCGGCTGCGCTGCGCGGGCGAACGTGCCGACCAGATCTGCGATTTGATTTCCGACGTGAAGCCCCAAGCAGATCACGCGCCGCATCAACTTCACCGTGTCGATTCGTCACCAGACGCCTCTGGCGAGGTGGCCAGCAACTTCACCGGCGAAGCGTTTCGGGCGTCGGTCGCGGACATCGTGGAACGGATTCGCGGCGGCGATTCGTTCCAAGTCAACTTGGCCCAACGACTGACGACCAGTTCGTCACTCGACCCGGCGGCGTTGTATCTGCGGCTCCGCAGCGCTAATCCGGCCCCGTTCGCCGGGTTTTACGACGGAGGCGATTTTCAGGTGCTCAGTTCCTCGCCGGAAGGATTTTTGCAGCTCCGCGACCGCCACGTCGAAACACGTCCGATCAAGGGGACCGTGCCCCGCACGGGCGATGCGGCCACCGATGCGGACTTGGCGGCCACCTTGCTGGCCAGCGAAAAAGACCGCGCCGAGAACGTCATGATTGTCGACCTGATGCGGAACGATCTGTCACGCGTCTGCCGAGACGAAAGCGTCGTCGTCAGTCGGCTCTGTGAGATCGAGCGGTATCAATTCGTGCAACACCTCGTCTCGGTCGTCGAAGGTGACTTGGTGGACGGCGTGGACGCGGTGGAAGTGTTGATGGCCTGTTTTCCCGGCGGCAGCGTGACGGGGGCGCCGAAGATCGAAGCGATGAAAACGATTGCCGAGCTGGAGCCTCATCCGCGCGGTCCGTACTGCGGATCGATGGGCTACTTCAGTTGCGGGGGCGACGCGGATTTCAACATCCTGATCCGCACGATCACGGCCACGGCCGGCCGGCTGCAGATCCCGGTGGGCGGCGGCATCACGGCGCGGAGCCATCCGGCGGCCGAAGAGGCCGAGACCTGGGCCAAGGCGACCGGAATGCTCAACGCGCTCCCCACTCCGCCGCCCCAAACCCGGGCAAAATTGACGCCACCGGTCAATCATTCGGCGAACCCCAAAATCTCTGAAGCCGTCTGA
- a CDS encoding AAA family ATPase codes for MIVPLHVSKRIAALSLFMGCASIACGAEPPKLVIAAEPRGDATDLNYQLDSSDMTSMFFVRNAGDEEAKNLQLSARLHETGKPHGSTVLQLSSETKRLDDGSLSLGAGQAIPVELKTTSLELGTTTGYVLVEQGEEQFSIGTLTFEYNVAPELKVIGLADGAELQVTAEAPSFQHVLSIQSRNNTPIRELIVKSTRVTGPDGEQRDATVEWMPQTTMPQTAMPIPLAGHQLVDVRVTTELPKIGIYKLTLIISYDTHTLEVPFAITRKKKPLPYEMLSPEAVRTDLALYGPETRVRVTLHELNGLPAKSTALPELVSLHQVVTGQKTYQSTFGEVFWTDDAGTSKTHLALSPGESKSLWLVISGLTAAGEHVGRLQLSLPDGQTVTANVSIIARKHIAIVIVFIVAGIVISQVLKVLGSWALNLEQQEQLLRLDSNAERLSLSPELSREGRSILEELRSRIRIVLADSQANRGKSYADKINELDRKIRLTPRWAAAAQSARAIRPTQPSLLDTADQIKQCLRDDNSSAQELDSNEALVDALERETVTKHREILQQAIAELSSQITRYRELQTLSDESSERLRRVSQDVRLAEKTVAEDTSSAQELYDRARTGYASSLILDVRELVRRPPRVLAPEIDGNRWSETGDRLIVPLDQRPLLARDDPNDALRLVWRVRTNYWSESLRAAIATLREKTRPDQEPPPTDLDELKSRLAELEGFAAKLQQLGTEDNISPESLLGFEQQIDRLGHRAHAPRTLNANMEAGVIAEGVAGNRLLAVLTAVGFPGATDTSNIHLSDIDALRTQRLWNDIWIFVLSGVVAVILGIKLLWVDDLDWGTNGDYLIAVLWGLGLHQVANVSFNFNSLASRLSSPASPGATANG; via the coding sequence ATGATCGTTCCTCTCCATGTCAGCAAACGGATCGCTGCTCTATCCCTATTCATGGGTTGCGCGTCGATAGCCTGTGGCGCAGAACCACCGAAGCTGGTGATTGCGGCCGAGCCTCGGGGCGATGCGACGGACCTGAATTACCAGCTCGACTCGTCCGACATGACGTCCATGTTTTTTGTGCGGAACGCGGGCGACGAGGAAGCGAAGAATTTGCAACTGTCGGCCCGCCTGCACGAGACGGGGAAGCCGCACGGTTCGACCGTCTTGCAATTGTCGAGCGAGACCAAACGACTCGATGACGGAAGCCTCTCCCTCGGTGCGGGTCAGGCGATCCCCGTCGAACTGAAAACGACATCGCTGGAGCTCGGAACAACCACCGGTTACGTGCTCGTCGAACAAGGCGAAGAACAGTTCAGTATCGGGACTCTCACCTTCGAGTACAACGTTGCGCCTGAGTTGAAGGTGATTGGTTTAGCCGATGGCGCGGAACTGCAGGTCACAGCTGAGGCCCCTTCGTTTCAGCATGTCCTCTCCATTCAGTCACGAAATAACACGCCGATTCGAGAATTAATCGTCAAATCGACGCGCGTGACTGGCCCCGACGGCGAGCAGCGTGATGCGACGGTGGAATGGATGCCACAGACAACGATGCCACAGACAGCGATGCCCATCCCGTTAGCCGGTCATCAGCTTGTCGACGTCCGCGTGACAACGGAACTTCCGAAAATCGGAATCTACAAGTTGACGTTGATCATTTCGTACGACACTCACACTTTGGAGGTCCCCTTCGCAATCACTCGCAAGAAGAAGCCGTTGCCGTACGAGATGCTGTCGCCCGAAGCGGTGCGCACGGACCTCGCCTTATACGGTCCCGAAACGCGTGTTCGTGTCACCCTTCACGAATTGAACGGACTGCCTGCGAAGTCGACGGCACTGCCGGAGCTGGTTTCATTGCATCAGGTCGTCACGGGTCAAAAAACCTATCAGTCCACCTTCGGCGAAGTGTTTTGGACGGACGATGCCGGCACATCAAAGACCCATCTCGCGCTGTCGCCCGGCGAGTCCAAGTCATTGTGGTTGGTCATCTCGGGACTGACTGCCGCTGGGGAGCATGTTGGTAGACTGCAACTGAGTTTGCCGGACGGCCAAACCGTCACGGCGAACGTTTCGATCATCGCGCGGAAGCACATCGCCATCGTGATCGTCTTCATCGTGGCGGGGATCGTGATCTCGCAAGTCCTCAAGGTATTGGGCTCGTGGGCACTCAATCTGGAACAACAGGAGCAGTTGTTGCGACTCGACAGCAATGCGGAACGACTTTCTCTTTCGCCCGAGTTGAGCCGCGAAGGCCGATCCATTCTTGAGGAACTGCGATCACGGATTCGAATTGTCCTTGCCGATAGCCAAGCGAACCGTGGCAAGAGCTACGCCGATAAGATCAATGAGCTTGACCGCAAAATTCGCTTGACTCCGCGCTGGGCCGCCGCGGCGCAGTCCGCGCGGGCGATTCGACCGACGCAACCCAGTTTGCTGGACACGGCAGATCAGATCAAGCAGTGTCTTCGCGATGACAACTCGAGTGCACAGGAATTGGACTCCAACGAGGCATTGGTCGACGCGTTGGAGAGGGAAACGGTGACGAAACATCGCGAGATTCTGCAGCAAGCGATTGCTGAGCTGTCGTCTCAAATCACCCGCTATCGGGAACTTCAAACGTTATCGGACGAATCGAGCGAACGACTGCGACGGGTGAGCCAGGATGTCCGGCTCGCGGAGAAAACGGTCGCCGAAGACACTTCGTCTGCGCAGGAACTGTACGATCGGGCCAGGACCGGTTATGCATCGTCATTGATCCTGGACGTGCGCGAATTGGTTCGCCGTCCGCCCCGCGTGCTCGCACCGGAGATCGACGGCAATCGATGGAGCGAGACTGGCGATCGGCTCATCGTTCCACTCGATCAGCGACCGCTGCTCGCACGCGACGATCCGAACGACGCGCTGCGACTCGTGTGGCGGGTTCGAACGAACTACTGGTCGGAAAGCCTGCGTGCGGCGATTGCGACGCTGCGAGAGAAAACCCGGCCCGATCAGGAACCGCCTCCGACAGATCTGGATGAACTGAAAAGCCGGTTGGCGGAGCTGGAAGGCTTTGCCGCCAAATTGCAACAGCTTGGAACGGAGGACAACATCAGTCCTGAATCCCTGCTAGGCTTCGAGCAACAAATCGACAGGCTTGGACATCGCGCGCATGCCCCGAGAACATTGAATGCCAACATGGAGGCCGGCGTGATCGCCGAGGGCGTCGCAGGAAACCGCCTCCTCGCCGTGCTCACCGCCGTCGGCTTCCCCGGGGCAACAGACACGAGCAACATTCACTTGTCGGACATTGATGCGTTACGCACGCAACGATTGTGGAATGACATCTGGATCTTTGTGCTTTCGGGTGTGGTGGCCGTTATTCTGGGGATCAAGCTGCTCTGGGTCGATGACCTTGATTGGGGTACCAACGGCGACTACTTGATCGCAGTCTTGTGGGGACTCGGACTGCACCAGGTTGCGAATGTCTCGTTCAATTTCAATTCGCTTGCCAGCCGCCTGTCGAGCCCAGCCAGTCCGGGCGCTACGGCGAATGGTTGA
- a CDS encoding anthrone oxygenase family protein, with translation MISAWQRPPAYGWAIAGACVYLSGGFMVTAVFNIPLNKALDQLPLDAPESHDEWARYLRLWTRWNHLRTAACILACVLLTLGLA, from the coding sequence ATCATCTCCGCATGGCAGCGGCCACCCGCGTACGGCTGGGCGATCGCGGGAGCCTGCGTGTATCTGTCTGGCGGTTTCATGGTGACGGCAGTTTTCAACATCCCGCTTAACAAGGCCCTCGACCAATTGCCTCTCGACGCGCCGGAGAGCCATGACGAATGGGCCCGCTACCTGAGGCTCTGGACGCGATGGAATCATCTCCGCACCGCGGCGTGCATCTTGGCGTGCGTGCTCCTTACGCTTGGGCTTGCGTAG
- a CDS encoding cysteine hydrolase, translating into MQEDPGQESVTENGTVDNIHALIETARDLNVPVFVSLHYDYPHDHQWKFEGALESLMHRIMMSDRKDAKQTATRVLRCSKESNTLTSESREPKLSDDSNLDDNHGDCGGGQRADGRAVLCLLRLGDGGLDANAGIGGNESDAADQPNDPESGVSERILWNGFGLHARHDHLRMAAATRVRLGDRGSLRVSVWRFHGDGSFQHPA; encoded by the coding sequence GTGCAAGAAGATCCGGGGCAAGAGAGCGTGACTGAAAACGGAACAGTCGACAACATTCACGCACTGATCGAGACCGCCCGCGATTTGAACGTGCCGGTCTTCGTTTCCCTGCACTATGACTACCCACACGATCACCAGTGGAAGTTCGAGGGTGCATTAGAGTCGCTCATGCATCGCATCATGATGTCCGACCGAAAAGACGCGAAGCAAACGGCGACGCGTGTGTTACGTTGTTCCAAGGAATCCAACACCCTGACATCTGAATCCAGAGAGCCAAAGCTCAGCGATGACAGCAATCTTGACGACAATCATGGTGATTGCGGTGGCGGGCAGCGGGCTGATGGCCGGGCTGTTCTTTGTCTTCTCCGTCTCGGTGATGGAGGCCTTGACGCAAATGCCGGCATCGGAGGGAATGAAAGCGATGCAGCTGATCAACCGAACGATCCTGAATCCGGTGTTTCTGAGCGTATTCTTTGGAACGGCTTTGGCCTGCATGCTCGTCACGATCATCTCCGCATGGCAGCGGCCACCCGCGTACGGCTGGGCGATCGCGGGAGCCTGCGTGTATCTGTCTGGCGGTTTCATGGTGACGGCAGTTTTCAACATCCCGCTTAA
- a CDS encoding AAA family ATPase, which translates to MTADNHGPPLIRKLTIKGFKSIALLIGFKFESLNVVIGANGAGKSNLIGFLRMLSEMSNRRLQGFVVKHGPVDGFFFGGPSETKVIEAVIESTSLRYRFRLETTSDEKLIVRSEYVAPVSSVASNKISEWTYESLIGEPANWHDAAKSSLSDALASDVIALTRIRVYHFHDTSHTAGMRRKSGIAQNEELQYDAGNLAAFLYFLRTEHSHVFELIVSTVRRIAPYLDTIQFNHFLHGGGGDEGQIQLIWKQHGSSYRFTAGHLSDGTIRFLCLATALLQPSPPSVIVLDEPELGLHPEAISLLGGLIRSASKRMQVIVATQSPTMLSQFDAEDVITIDHEQGCSRFRRLDVAQLEQWLQEYTLGEAWQKGLVNAEIQSPPAPVGQQSEGN; encoded by the coding sequence ATGACGGCAGACAATCACGGCCCGCCGCTGATTCGCAAGTTGACAATCAAAGGCTTCAAGTCCATCGCCCTGCTGATTGGATTTAAGTTTGAATCGCTCAATGTTGTGATTGGGGCAAATGGGGCGGGCAAAAGCAATCTTATCGGCTTCTTAAGAATGCTATCAGAAATGAGCAACCGACGGCTCCAAGGATTTGTCGTCAAGCATGGCCCGGTAGACGGTTTTTTCTTCGGAGGGCCTTCGGAAACCAAAGTGATCGAGGCGGTGATCGAATCAACCTCCCTGCGCTACCGGTTTCGTCTAGAGACGACGAGCGATGAAAAATTGATTGTTCGCTCAGAGTACGTCGCTCCTGTTTCCTCCGTTGCGAGCAACAAGATCTCGGAGTGGACTTACGAATCCTTGATCGGCGAACCGGCCAATTGGCATGATGCTGCCAAGTCGAGTTTGTCAGACGCGTTGGCGAGCGATGTGATCGCGTTGACGAGAATTCGCGTCTATCACTTTCACGACACAAGTCACACTGCCGGGATGCGGCGCAAGTCGGGGATTGCGCAAAACGAAGAGCTCCAGTACGACGCTGGCAATCTTGCTGCATTCCTGTATTTTCTTCGGACTGAACATTCACACGTGTTCGAATTAATCGTATCAACCGTGCGTCGAATCGCTCCTTATCTGGATACGATCCAGTTCAACCATTTTCTTCACGGGGGTGGTGGTGATGAAGGTCAAATCCAATTGATTTGGAAGCAGCATGGTAGTTCTTATCGTTTTACTGCGGGACACTTGTCCGATGGAACGATTCGCTTTCTTTGTTTGGCCACGGCGCTGTTGCAGCCCAGTCCGCCATCGGTGATTGTTCTCGACGAGCCAGAGTTAGGATTGCACCCAGAAGCGATTTCGTTGCTCGGTGGCCTTATTCGCTCAGCATCCAAACGAATGCAGGTGATCGTCGCCACGCAGTCGCCCACAATGCTTTCGCAGTTCGATGCCGAAGACGTGATTACGATTGACCATGAGCAAGGCTGCTCGCGGTTTCGCCGATTAGACGTTGCTCAACTTGAGCAGTGGTTGCAAGAATACACGTTGGGGGAAGCATGGCAAAAGGGGCTGGTCAATGCGGAGATCCAATCCCCTCCCGCGCCTGTCGGTCAGCAGAGTGAGGGCAATTGA
- a CDS encoding DUF4276 family protein has protein sequence MAEVLVVCEGQTEREFCRTVIAPYLATRGIHFAGTLAGKAFKKRPGIGTWQLYRKEMLRHAARRGRHVGVMVDYYGMPLSWPGRENAPEQAIDNRGSYVEGMLREDLPELSGRFHPCVAFHEFESLLFVDHAATALSLSIAEGCEDEKIVARRNAELVKIKDRVLGHVERINDSYQTKPSKRIEDLFTAYDKSFGGIQAALDAGLPKLRAGCPWLDRWLKSLESLGSEDDDGNVTITVQSDNT, from the coding sequence ATGGCCGAAGTATTGGTCGTCTGCGAAGGCCAAACCGAGCGGGAGTTTTGTCGAACGGTCATTGCTCCGTATCTGGCCACGCGCGGAATTCACTTTGCCGGGACACTTGCAGGAAAGGCATTCAAGAAACGCCCCGGAATCGGTACCTGGCAACTCTACCGCAAGGAAATGCTCCGTCATGCGGCAAGGCGGGGAAGACACGTCGGTGTCATGGTTGATTATTACGGAATGCCACTGTCATGGCCTGGTCGCGAAAACGCGCCGGAGCAAGCAATTGACAATCGTGGTAGCTATGTAGAAGGAATGTTACGTGAGGATCTGCCGGAACTTTCAGGGAGGTTTCATCCGTGCGTTGCGTTCCATGAATTCGAGTCCTTGTTGTTCGTCGACCACGCGGCAACCGCGTTGTCATTGTCAATTGCCGAGGGGTGCGAGGATGAGAAAATCGTCGCCAGACGAAATGCTGAACTTGTGAAGATTAAGGATCGCGTCCTTGGCCATGTCGAACGGATAAACGATTCCTATCAGACAAAGCCATCCAAGCGGATTGAAGATCTCTTCACGGCCTACGATAAATCGTTCGGTGGGATTCAAGCGGCTCTGGACGCTGGTTTGCCAAAGCTGCGCGCCGGTTGTCCTTGGTTGGATCGGTGGCTGAAATCGCTTGAATCATTGGGGAGCGAAGACGATGACGGTAATGTTACTATCACGGTGCAATCCGATAACACCTGA